From one Marmota flaviventris isolate mMarFla1 chromosome 1, mMarFla1.hap1, whole genome shotgun sequence genomic stretch:
- the Comp gene encoding cartilage oligomeric matrix protein translates to MAPGTACVLLLTLWALRVSGQGQIPLGGDLAPQMLRELQETNAALQDVLELLRQQVKEITFLKNTVMECDACGMQPARTPGLSVRPLSYCAAGSCFPGVACTETASGARCGPCPAGFTGNGSHCTDVNECNAHPCFPRVRCINTSPGFRCEACPPGYSGPTHEGVGLAFAKANKQVCTDINECETGQHNCVPNSVCINTRGSFQCGPCQPGFVGDQASGCRRRAQRFCPDGSPSPCHEKADCVLERDGSRSCVCAVGWAGNGLLCGRDTDLDGFPDEKLRCSERQCRKDNCVTVPNSGQEDVDRDGIGDACDPDADGDGVRNEEDNCPLVRNADQRNSDNDKWGDACDNCRSQKNDDQKDTDQDGRGDACDDDIDGDRIRNSADNCPRVPNSDQKDSDGDGVGDACDNCPQKDNPDQRDVDHDFVGDACDSDQDQDGDGHQDSRDNCPTVPNSAQQDSDHDGQGDACDDDDDNDGVPDSRDNCRLVPNPRQEDADRDGVGDACQGDFDADKVVDKIDVCPENAEVTLTDFRAFQTVVLDPEGDAQIDPNWVVLNQGMEIVQTMNSDPGLAVGYTAFNGVDFEGTFHVNTATDDDYAGFIFGYQDSSSFYVVMWKQMEQTYWQANPFRAVAEPGIQLKAVKSSTGPGEQLRNALWHTGDTESQVRLLWKDPRNVGWKDKTSYRWFLQHRPQVGYIRVRFYEGPELVADSNVVLDTTMRGGRLGVFCFSQENIIWANLRYRCNDTIPEDYETQRLQRA, encoded by the exons ATGGCCCCCGGCACCGCCTGTGTTCTCCTACTCACCCTGTGGGCCCTCCGCGTGTCCGGCCAGGGCCAGATTCCTCTAG GCGGAGACCTTGCCCCGCAGATGCTGCGCGAGCTGCAGGAGACCAACGCTGCGCTGCAGGACGTGCTGGAGCTGTTGCGGCAGCAG GTCAAGGAGATCACATTCCTGAAAAACACCGTGATGGAGTGTGACGCGTGCG GGATGCAGCCTGCGCGCACGCCGGGCCTGAGCGTGCGGCCCTTGTCCTACTGCGCGGCTGGCTCCTGCTTCCCTGGCGTGGCCTGCACTGAGACCGCGAGTGGCGCGCGCTGTGGCCCCTGCCCCGCGGGCTTCACCGGCAACGGTTCGCACTGCACCGACGTTAATGAG TGCAACGCCCACCCCTGCTTTCCCCGCGTCCGCTGCATCAACACCAGCCCGGGGTTCCGCTGCGAGGCTTGTCCCCCGGGGTACAGCGGCCCCACCCACGAAGGCGTGGGACTGGCCTTCGCCAAGGCCAACAAGCAG GTTTGCACGGATATTAATGAGTGTGAGACCGGGCAGCATAACTGCGTTCCCAACTCGGTGTGCATCAACACCCGG GGCTCCTTCCAGTGTGGCCCGTGCCAGCCCGGCTTCGTAGGCGATCAGGCATCTGGCTGCCGGCGGCGCGCGCAACGTTTCTGCCCTGACGGATCGCCCAGCCCTTGCCACGAAAAGGCTGATTGTGTCCTGGAGCGCGACGGCTCCCGGTCCTGCGTG TGTGCAGTCGGCTGGGCTGGCAACGGACTCCTCTGTGGCCGGGACACTGACCTGGACGGCTTCCCGGACGAAAAACTGCGCTGCTCCGAGCGCCAATGCCGCAAG GACAACTGCGTGACGGTGCCCAACTCAGGGCAGGAGGACGTGGATCGCGATGGCATAGGAGACGCCTGCGACCCTGATGCCGATGGTGACGGGGTCCGCAACGAAGAG GACAACTGCCCCCTGGTGCGGAACGCAGACCAACGCAACTCGGACAACGATAAGTGGGGTGATGCGTGCGACAACTGCCGGTCCCAGAAGAATGACGACCAGAAGGACACAGACCAGGATGGTCGGGGCGACGCCTGCGACGACGACATCGATGGAGACC GGATCCGAAACTCAGCAGACAACTGTCCCAGGGTGCCCAACTCAGACCAGAAGGACAGTGACGGTGATGGTGTAGGGGATGCCTGTGATAACTGCCCTCAGAAGGACAACCCAGACCAG AGGGATGTGGACCATGATTTTGTAGGTGATGCTTGTGACAGCGACCAAGACCA GGATGGGGATGGACACCAAGACTCCCGGGACAACTGCCCCACAGTGCCCAACAGTGCCCAGCAAGATTCAGACCACGACGGTCAGGGTGACGCCTGTGATGACGATGATGACAATGATGGAGTCCCTGATAGTAGGGACAACTGTCGCCTGGTACCCAACCCACGCCAGGAGGATGCAGACA GGGACGGCGTGGGTGACGCGTGCCAGGGTGATTTCGACGCGGACAAGGTGGTAGACAAGATTGATGTGTGTCCGGAGAACGCCGAGGTCACCCTCACGGACTTCCGGGCCTTCCAGACTGTTGTGCTGGACCCCGAGGGCGACGCTCAAATTGACCCCAACTGGGTGGTGCTCAACCAG GGGATGGAAATCGTGCAGACGATGAACAGCGACCCAGGCCTGGCTGTGG GATACACGGCCTTCAATGGCGTGGACTTCGAGGGCACCTTCCACGTGAACACAGCCACGGATGACGACTACGCGGGTTTCATCTTCGGTTACCAGGACAGCTCGAGTTTCTACGTGGTCATGTGGAAACAGATGGAACAAACGTACTGGCAGGCGAACCCCTTCCGTGCTGTGGCCGAGCCTGGCATCCAGCTCAAG GCTGTGAAGTCCTCCACGGGCCCCGGGGAGCAGTTACGGAACGCGTTGTGGCACACAGGGGACACAGAGTCCCAGGTGCGGCTGCTGTGGAAGGACCCCCGCAACGTGGGCTGGAAGGACAAGACGTCCTACCGCTGGTTCCTGCAGCACCGGCCTCAAGTGGGCTACATCAG GGTGAGGTTCTACGAGGGGCCCGAGCTGGTGGCTGACAGCAATGTGGTCTTGGATACAACCATGAGGGGCGGCCGCCTGGGGGTCTTCTGCTTCTCCCAGGAGAACATCATCTGGGCCAACCTGCGCTACCGCTGCAACG ACACCATCCCTGAAGACTATGAGACCCAGCGGCTGCAGCGGGCCTAG